A window of Methylocaldum szegediense genomic DNA:
ACCGTTTGGCGACAGGACCATAACGGCTTCACCCACCAGGATCCAGGATTCCTAGATGTTGTGGTCAATAAGAGTCCCGAGGTGACCCGTATTTATCTGCCGCCGGATAGCAACACGCTTCTGTGCGTGGCTGATCATTGCCTCAGGAGTACCTACAACATCAATGTCATCGTTTCGGACAAGCAGAAACATCTGCAGTACTTGGATATGGATGCCGCTATAAAGCATTGCACCAAAGGAATCGGCATTTGGGACTGGGCAAGCAACGATCAAGGCTCCGAGCCTGATGTGGTCATGGTGGGATGCGGTGACATACCGACGAGAGAAGCGCTGGCCGCCGTCACGCTTCTGCGGGAGTATTTCCCGACATTGAAGATCCGTTTTATCAATGTGGTCGATTTGTTCAAGCTGCAACCTGCCAGCGAGCATCCCCACGGCTTGAATGACCGCGATTTCGACAGCCTGTTCACCGTGGATAAGCCGATTATTTTTAACTTTCATGGGTATCCGTGGCTGATCCATCGCCTCGCTTACCGGCGGACCAACCATAAGAATCTGCACGTGCGCGGCTACAAAGAGAAAGGAAATATCAATACTCCGTTGGAGTTAGCGATCGAGAACGAAATCGACCGCTTCAGTCTCGCGATCGACGTGATCAATCGCGTACCGGGACTGCTGGTGGCAGGCGCTCACGTCAAGGAGAAGCTTCGCGATATGCAGATCGAATGCAGCAATTACGCGTACGAGCACGGCGTGGACAAGCCAGAGTTCGCCAATTGGACCTGGCCTTATTGAACGAGCGACGGCGAGGCGGCCCGTAAGGGATTTCGCCGATTTAGGCGTACACCACGGCTGAGCGTTCATGCACAGGAAGGTCTTGGTCCTCAATTCCGGCAGTTCGTCCGTAAAGTATCGGTTGTTTGATCTGGACGTCGAGCGCGTGCTCGTGTCGGGCGTGATCGAACGGATCGGTGAGTCTTCCGTTGGTCCGCCTGACGGGAATGGCGAAGAAAGCTTCGCTGATCACCGGCAAGCCATTGCCGAAGTGATGCGCAAGCTTCGCGAGTCGGGCGAGTTGTTGGATTCGAACGAGCTTTACGCCATCGGCCACCGCGTAGTGCATGGCGGAGAGATCTTCCGCTCCGCCGTCATCGTCGACGATGCGGTCATAGAAGCTATTCGGGCGGCTTTTCCTCTTGCGCCCCTCCAGAATCCACCGAATTTGCTGGGAATCGAAGTTTGCCGGGAGCTTTGGCCCGGCGTGCCCCAGGTTGCCGTTTTTGACACGGCTTTTCACTTATCCATGCCGCCCCATGCCTATCGCTACGCCCTGCCCGACACGTTCTATCGGGATCATGGTATCCGCCGGTATGGATTTCACGGAACATCCTTCGCATACGTCGCGAAGCGAGCCGCCGCTTATCTCGGGCGACCGCTCGAGTCGTGCAATTTCATTGCATTGCACCTCGGTAACGGCGCGAGCGCCGTCGCCATCAAGCGCGGCCGCAGCGTGGATACATCGATGGGCATGACGCCTTTGGCCGGCCTAATTATGGGTACTCGCTGCGGTGATATCGACCCCGGCGTCCTGCTCTATTTAATAAACTCTGGCATTTGCTCGACGGCCGATCTGGACTGGCTCTTGAGCCGCAATTCGGGGCTCAAGGGGTTGGTCGGGGCGAACGATATGCGTGAAATTCTGCGGCTCGCCGCGGCAGGTGATGGAGACGCTTGTTTGGCCGTCGAAATGTATTGTTACGCGATTAAGAAATACATCGGTGGCTACTTGGCAATCCTCGGCAACATTGATGCATTGATCTTCACCGCCGGCATCGGCGAGCACGCAGCGCCGATCCGTTATAAGGTTTGCTCTGGTCTCGAGCCTTGCGGAATCGCGATCGATATACGGAAAAATGCCGTAGATCCGAACGAGACAGCAGAGCTGCAAGCCGTCCACAGTCGGACCAAAATTCTGATCGTGCCAACCGATGAGGAGTTGGAGATCGCGCGCGAGGCCGCCGCAGTCATGGATGCCCGCGTTGCTGGATTCAACGGATAGGCCCGAAAGAAAACCGGCTCGGTGCGTCAATGGAGGTGGGGCAGCTGAGCTCACTTTAAAGCCACGTCGGCCTTGCTAACGAAGCGCTGTAAGTCCTGTCTCTGGGGAAGGGGTGAATGAGGCATATCTTATCAGTTGCCCCAGGTCGCTTCTCTGAATCGCAGACTTCATCATCGCTTTCCTTAAAGATTCTCTCCGGACCAGGCGTCTTTTGTCCTGGCCCCAAGTACTTCGATTCCTGTTCCTACGCTTGTCTCACCGAGGTTTCTCACAGCCTCAAATTTCTCCGCGAAAAAATGCTTAGAAATCGCCGAAAACCCTTTGATGTTTGCCTTGACAAGGTATGAATGAGTGATAGACTGCAACGCACCCCGGGAGTGGGGCAAATTGTCGCAGGGGGTAATAAGACTCGCGGCGAGGATAAAGAAGACAAGCAGGGAAGCGAGTTGAGGTGGCGATGCGGAGACGCATCGCGAGTATGACTTAAATTGGAGGTAAACCTATGGCTGCAACAACTGTTGGTGGAGTAGAGGCGCAAGACAAGCCTCTGTTGGATGTGAAGTGGCTGACCTTTGCGTTTCTGCTGTACACGGTCTTTTATCTGTGGGTTCGGTGGTATGAAGGGGTCTATGGCTGGTCGGCTGGTCTGGACTCGTTTGCACCGGAATTCGAGACGTACTGGATGAACTTCCTGTACACGGAGATCGTGTTGGAAGTGGTGACGGCCTCGATTCTGTGGGGCTATCTGTGGAAGACGCGTGACCGCAACATGGCGGCACTGGCTCCGCGGGAAGAACTGCGCCGGAACATGACGCACCTGATTTGGCTGTTTGCGTATGCATGGGCCATTTACTGGGGTGCGAGCTACTTCACCGAGCAGGATGGCACCTGGCACCAGACGATTGTTCGCGATACGGACTTCACGCCGTCGCACATTATTGAGTTCTACTTGAGCTACCCGATCTACATCATCACGGGTGGTGGTGCGTTCTTGTATGCGCACACCCGCCTGCCGTACTTCCAGACGACGACCAAAGGTTTGTCGCTGGCGTACCTGATTTTGTGGACGGGTCCGTTCATGATTCTGCCGAACGTCGGTCTGAACGAGTGGGGTCACACCTTCTGGTTTATGGAAGAGCTGTTCGTAGCGCCCTTGCACTACGGCTTCGTGATCTTCGGCTGGCTGGCATTGGCGATCATGGGCGTGCTGTTGCAGATCTTTGCTAGCGTCTCGAACCTGATGGGCAAAGAGATCTGCGAAGCGGTGGATCAAGGCCTGATCGCGAAATAAGTTTGGGAAGGGTTGCGGCGGCCGGCGTTGAGAGAGATCTTGGCGCGGGTCGCTGCGGCCGGCAGAGGACGTGGCGATGGTTGTCCGAGATCGGGCGGTCATCGAGAACGACAATAAATGAACTTTTGGAGGTAACTCATGAGCGCACTTCAATCTGCGGTTCGGTCTCATGCCGAAGCAGTGCAAGTCTCCAGGACGATTGACTACCTGGGGCTTTTCATTTTCTTCTTTGTGGTGTGTGGTTCGTATCACATCCACGCGATGTTGACGATGGGTGACTGGGACTTCTGGGCGGACTGGAAGGACCGTCGTCTGTGGGTGACGGTGACGCCGATTGTGTTGATCACGTTCCCGGCGGCGATTCAGGCGTGGGCCTGGGAGAAGTTCCGGAATCCGTGGGGCGCGACGATTGCGGTATTGGCGCTGCTGTTTGGTGAATGGGTCAACCGTTACTTCAACTTCTGGGGTTGGACCTACTTCCCGATCAACTTTGTTTTCCCGGCGCTGTTGGTTCCGGGTGCGATTTTGCTGGACACCTTCCTGATGCTGTCGGGCAGCTATCTGTTCACGGCGATTGTGGGCGGTTTGGCTTGGGGTTTGATTTTCTACCCGAGTAACTGGCCGATGATTGCCCCGCTGCACGTGCCGGTGGAATACAACGGGATGCTGATGTCGATTGCCGACATTCAGGGTTACCACTATGTCCGTACGGGTACCCCCGAGTACATCCGTATGGTTGAAAAAGGTACCCTGAGAACCTTCGGTAAAGACGTAGCGCCGGTGTCGGCGTTCTTCTCGGCCTTCATGTCCATTCTGATTTACTTCATGTGGCACTTTGTGGGCCGTTGGTTCTCGACCGTTCGGTTCTTGAAGCAGACCTAATTGGGCCGAAACGGAACGTACAAGCGAAAAGCACCGTTCTCGGGAGCGCGCGTAAGGGTGGGCTCTGGAG
This region includes:
- a CDS encoding acetate/propionate family kinase, with protein sequence MHRKVLVLNSGSSSVKYRLFDLDVERVLVSGVIERIGESSVGPPDGNGEESFADHRQAIAEVMRKLRESGELLDSNELYAIGHRVVHGGEIFRSAVIVDDAVIEAIRAAFPLAPLQNPPNLLGIEVCRELWPGVPQVAVFDTAFHLSMPPHAYRYALPDTFYRDHGIRRYGFHGTSFAYVAKRAAAYLGRPLESCNFIALHLGNGASAVAIKRGRSVDTSMGMTPLAGLIMGTRCGDIDPGVLLYLINSGICSTADLDWLLSRNSGLKGLVGANDMREILRLAAAGDGDACLAVEMYCYAIKKYIGGYLAILGNIDALIFTAGIGEHAAPIRYKVCSGLEPCGIAIDIRKNAVDPNETAELQAVHSRTKILIVPTDEELEIAREAAAVMDARVAGFNG
- the amoC gene encoding bacterial ammonia monooxygenase, subunit AmoC, coding for MAATTVGGVEAQDKPLLDVKWLTFAFLLYTVFYLWVRWYEGVYGWSAGLDSFAPEFETYWMNFLYTEIVLEVVTASILWGYLWKTRDRNMAALAPREELRRNMTHLIWLFAYAWAIYWGASYFTEQDGTWHQTIVRDTDFTPSHIIEFYLSYPIYIITGGGAFLYAHTRLPYFQTTTKGLSLAYLILWTGPFMILPNVGLNEWGHTFWFMEELFVAPLHYGFVIFGWLALAIMGVLLQIFASVSNLMGKEICEAVDQGLIAK
- the amoA gene encoding bacterial ammonia monooxygenase, subunit AmoA, with protein sequence MSALQSAVRSHAEAVQVSRTIDYLGLFIFFFVVCGSYHIHAMLTMGDWDFWADWKDRRLWVTVTPIVLITFPAAIQAWAWEKFRNPWGATIAVLALLFGEWVNRYFNFWGWTYFPINFVFPALLVPGAILLDTFLMLSGSYLFTAIVGGLAWGLIFYPSNWPMIAPLHVPVEYNGMLMSIADIQGYHYVRTGTPEYIRMVEKGTLRTFGKDVAPVSAFFSAFMSILIYFMWHFVGRWFSTVRFLKQT